The Mustela lutreola isolate mMusLut2 chromosome Y, mMusLut2.pri, whole genome shotgun sequence genome has a segment encoding these proteins:
- the LOC131822508 gene encoding testis-specific Y-encoded protein 8-like, with amino-acid sequence MCPMPPTTVPPSPLALGLYEVWFGPEGRAAQAQGHGHMERESWSWEGGAASESGTILVPDGGGVETGGPQGDRLPRARGDEEVAQAEQVQKPKELSQAEPVPRPDTAGAALAALQVVQEALRSVDVQATRAYLRLKRRMNQKRSGHLARRRAIIQGIPGFWARAILNHPQLSAVIGDQDTDMLHSYMTNLEVEELGRPKYRCRWMFYFGSNPYFQNDVIVKEYHLSIGFPRPAGYRETRCTPVQWFWDYERGAASHRRDPSGLNFFNWLCDPSCPGSNRISGIIIEDLWPNPLQYYPRQEGGVWE; translated from the exons ATGTGTCCTATGCCGCCCACCACAGTACCCCCGTCCCCCTTGGCTCTTGGACTCTATGAGGTGTGGTTCGGACCGGAAGGACGTG ctgccCAGGCTCAGGGCCAcggccacatggagagggagtcgTGGTCCTGGGAAGGCGGGGCTGCCTCAGAATCCGGGACCATCTTGGTCCCAGATGGGGGCGGTGTGGAGACGGGGGGCCCTCAGGGAGACCGGCTCCCGCGGGCACGCGGAG acgaggaggtggcgcaAGCAGAGCAGGTCCAGAAGCCGAAGGAGCTGTCGCAGGCAGAGCCAGTGCCGCGGCCCgacacagccggggccgcccttgccgcgctgcaggtggttcaggaagcgctccgctctgtggatgtccaagccaccagggcctacctgcggctcaagcgcaggatgaatcagaagcggagtggtcacctggctcgaaggagggccatcatccagggcatccctggcttctgggcacgcgcg atcctgaatcacccccagttatcagctgtgataggtgaccaggacacagacatgctacacagctacatgaccaatttagag gtggaggaactgggtcgtcccaagtaccgctgcaggtggatgttttactttgggagcaacccctacttccagaacgacgtgatcgttaaggagtatcacctGAGCATCGGC tttcctcgtcccgcaggatatcgggagactcgttgcactccagtccagtggttctgggattatgaacgtggtgctgccagccacaggcgagaccccagcggcctgaacttcttcaactggttgtgtgaccccagctgcccagggtccaacaggatctccggg atcatcatcgaggacctgtggcccaatccCTTGCAGTACTACCCGAGGCAGGAAGGCGGCGtctgggaatga
- the LOC131822507 gene encoding testis-specific Y-encoded protein 1-like yields MAAEPGQQEEGRWEREGAILAVELVLVGDDLMLVWQLVVVGVAEDPGETEEEEDDDDEAREVESEAEEDGEAEEGEETEEEDDEFEESEESEEEAEENRQEDGEEEEAEETGAWEEAEEEGELGTEEGAPEEETEDVKPTEEAAEEKGTEEGEEPEKEEEEAEEKAREAEEVTEEEEELGMEKDVAEEQEWQEAEEEAEEAEQAEGGRDKEREVEDVEEEEVVEKKEMEPEGEEKTEEEEQVEEVEEPEKAEEEEGQEEDEEAVEDEVAEVPVQEEEKEDRREEAWEGSQKEGDAQELQEKREGEEQPEAPPGPPPSPLQALAALQSELEPLHKDASGACSGLKLRLWQRRRRHLEHRSALIRGIPGFWAKAFGNHPQLSAMLSEQDEGILGSMTDLQVEELGSPRDRRRVLLFFRKNSYFRNEVVEKEYVLRAAGYEPSHSTPIQWHPCYEREARSRRHHNSSLNFFNWLSDHSFAGSSRIAEIVMDDLWPNPLQYYMRKKAPAEELRGVQELQHVEVNTQEPCA; encoded by the exons ATGGCGGCAGAGCCTGGGCAGCAAGAGGAAGGCCGTTGGGAGAGAGAGGGCGCCATCCTGGCGGTGGAGCTTGTGCTCGTCGGGGATGACCTAATGTTGGTGTGGCAACTTGTGGTGGTCGGCGTGGCGGAGGACCCCGGGGagactgaggaggaggaggacgatgACGACGAGGCTAGGGAGGTTGAGAGTGAGGCTGAGGAAGACggggaggctgaggagggagaggagaccgAGGAGGAGGACGACGAGTTCGAGGAGTCCGAGGAGTCCgaggaggaggctgaggagaaccggcaggaggatggggaggaagaggaggctgagGAGACTGGTGCGTGGGAAGAAGCGGAGGAAGAAGGGGAGCTGGGGACTGAGGAGGGGGCGCCTGAGGAGGAGACGGAGGACGTGAAGCCCACAGAGGAGGCGGCTgaggagaaggggacagaggagggagaggagccagagaaggaggaagaggaggcagaggagaaggctAGAGAAGCTGAGGAGGTGacggaagaggaagaggagcttGGGATGGAGAAAGACGtggcagaagagcaggagtgGCAGGAGGCTGAGGAGGAAGCCGAAGAGGCTGAGCAGGCCGAGGGTGGCAGGGACAAGGAGAGGGAGGTTGAGGAtgttgaggaggaggaggtggtggagaagaaagagatggagcctgagggggaagagaagactgaggaagaggagcaggtggaggaggtggaggagcctgaaaaggctgaggaagaggagggccaggaggaggatgaggaggctGTTGAGGATGAGGTTGCAGAGGTACCtgtgcaggaggaggagaaggaagacaggagggaAGAGGCCTGGGAGGGGAGCCAGAAGGAGGGAGACGCGCAGGAGCTGCAGGAGAAGCGGGAAGGGGAAGAACAGCCAGAGGCACCGCCAGGTCCGCCCCCGTCCCCGCTCCAGGCTCTCGCGGCCCTGCAGTCAGAGCTGGAGCCCCTGCACAAAGACGCCAGCGGGGCCTGCTCTGGGCTCAAGCTCAGGTTGTGGCAGAGGCGGCGGCGTCACCTGGAACACCGAAGCGCCCTCATCcggggcatccctggcttctgggccaAGGCT TTTGGGAACCACCCGCAGCTGTCAGCCATGCTCAGTGAGCAAGATGAAGGCATACTTGGCTCCATGACGGATTTGCAG GTGGAGGAACTCGGGTCTCCCCGTGATCGCCGCAGGGTCCTGCTCTTCTTTCGCAAGAACTCCTACTTCCGCAATGAAGTCGTTGAGAAGGAGTATGTCCTCAGGGCTGCTG GGTACGAGCCGTCTCATTCCACTCCCATCCAGTGGCACCCCTGTTATGAACGGGAGGCCCGTAGCCGCAGACACCACAACAGCAGCCTAAACTTCTTCAACTGGCTCTCTGACCACAGCTTTGCCGGGTCTAGCAGGATAGCTGAG ATCGTCATGGACGACCTGTGGCCCAATCCCCTGCAGTACTACATGAGGAAGAAGGCCCCAGCCGAGGAACTGAGAGGAGTGCAG GAACTTCAGCATGTTGAGGTGAATACGCAAGAGCCTTGCGCTTGA